The window GCGCCGGAATCAGTCCGTCCCAGCTGATATTTTCAATCTTTACCGGCCTGCCGGCATATTCGCCGAAAGCTTTTGCAAAATCAACGCTTACACCGGTCGGGTTGCCGTGTTCGTCCTTTGTTTCAAATGGTGGGTAAGCCAGTTCCATACCGACGACAAGTTCATTTGATTTTTTCTGTGCGCATCCGGATATGATTAAAACACTGCATATAAGGATTATAAGTGTAAAAATCGACTTTTTCATTGAGTTCTCCCCTGTCTCCCAGTTTGATTTCCTTTCCAAAATGGACTGTCCATCCCGTACCTTCCTGCTTTTTGCCGTGAATCATATATGGTCGTCGCTCATGACACGCAGAACCTCAACGCACCTCCTTATAGAATACTATCAGATTGTTGAGTGCATCAACATGTAAAATTTTTAATCCGTAATGGAAATAAAACAGCCGGAAGTGCTCCGCCGGCTTCTTCAAGTTCACATGTCATGCTTTTAACAATAAGACTCTATTGCATTTACAGGGCATGCCTTCGAGCAGCTCCCGCAGACATCGCATTTATCCACATCAATTTCGTATCCATCTTCAGTTTGGTATACTGCTTTAAAATTGATTGCTTGGCATATTTCTTCACATTTACCGCATTTGATACATGTTTGCGCATTAATTTTCAACCCTTTAAACCGGTCAGAAAAATTTCCAAAATTAAAATGTTCTCTTATAATCTTGTGGTCACGGCTGATGCAGTCATAATCATAGTTGTAATAATCACCCTTGAAACTATAGATGCAGAATGAAACCGTATCCGGATATTTGATG of the Dehalobacter sp. genome contains:
- a CDS encoding 4Fe-4S binding protein translates to IKYPDTVSFCIYSFKGDYYNYDYDCISRDHKIIREHFNFGNFSDRFKGLKINAQTCIKCGKCEEICQAINFKAVYQTEDGYEIDVDKCDVCGSCSKACPVNAIESYC